The DNA sequence TCGACAAGGCGATCGAAGTGCTGCGGGTGAGCGGTCAGGCCAAGGCCGCCAAGCGGGGCGCCGAGCGCTCGGCCGCCAACGGGCTGGTGGCCAGCGAGAACGGCGCGCTGATCCAGCTTGGCGCCGAGACCGACTTCGTGGCCAAGAATGACCAGTTCCAGGCCCTGGCCGGCGAGATCGTCAGCGCCGCAGCAGCCGGCAAGGTCGATGGTGTCGACGCGGTCAACGCCGTCGAGCTGCCGTCCGGCAAGACCGTTGCCGAGGCCATCAGCGGCCTGGCTGCGGTGATCGGGGAGAAGCTGGAGCTCAGCAACGCCGCCTACTTCGACGGCCAGACCGTGGTCTACCTGCACAAGCGGGCCTCGGACCTGCCACCGCAGGTGGGCGTGCTGGTGGAGTATGAGGGCGGCGACGAGTCCGCCGCCCGCGCAGCAGCGATGCAGATCGCCGCGATGCGGCCGCTGTACGTGACGCGCGACGAGGTCCCCGCCGAGACGGTGGAGAACGAGCGTCGGATCGCCGAGGCCACCGCCAAGGAGGAGGGCAAGCCGGAGAAGGCGCTGCCCAAGATCATCGAGGGTCGGGTGAACGGCTTCTTCAAGGAGGTGGCGCTGCTCGATCAGCCGTCGGTCACCGACAGCAAGTCGACGGTCGGCAAGCAGCTCGAGGCCGCCGGGGTCACCGTCAAGCGTTTCGTGCGCTTCGAGGCGGCTGGCGCCTGAGCCGACCGGCCAGTGGTGGACATGCGCTACGAGCCGTAGATTCGTAGCGCATGTCGCATCTTCACCCGCAGTCATCCGACAGCACAGGTCAACGGAGGCAGAAATGACCCATCCCTATCGACGAGTCCTGCTGAAGCTCTCCGGTGAGGCGTTCGGCGGCGGCAAGGTGGGCGTCGACCCCGACGTCGTGGCCAGTGTCGCCAAGCAGATCGCCGAGGTGGTGGCCACCGGCGTCCAGGTGGCCATCGTCGTCGGCGGCGGCAACTTCTTCCGTGGGGCCGAGCTGCAGCAGCGCGGGATGGAACGCGACCGGGCCGACTACATGGGCATGCTCGGCACGGTGATGAACTGTCTGGCGCTGCAGGACTTCTGCGAGAAGGCCGGCGTCCAGACCCGGGTGCAGACCGCGATCGCGATGGGCCAGGTGGCGGAGCCCTACATTCCGCGCCGGGCCGAGCGGCACCTGGAGAAGGGTCGGGTCGTGATCTTCGGCGCCGGCTCCGGCATGCCGTACTTCTCCACCGACACGGTGGCTGCTCAGCGCGCGCTGGAGATCGGGGCCGAGGTGCTGCTGATGGGCAAGCAGGGAACCGACGGGGTGTACGACTCCGACCCCGCGCACAACCCGGACGCGGTCAAGTTCGACGACCTGACCTACGACGAGTATCTGGCACGGGACCTGAAGGTGGCCGACGCCACCGCCATCAGCATGGCCCGCGACTACTCGCTGCCGATGATCTTCTTCAGCCTGGACGACGACGGCAACATCGGCCGGGCCGTCGCGGGTGAGAAGATCGGTACAACAGTCCACAACTGACGCGGGCCCGGATCGACCCGGGCTGCCGCCGGCACCAGCCACGACCCAGAGAGGATCATCGTGATCTCCGACATCCTGCGCGACGCCGAATCCAAGATGGCCAACGCGATCGAGTACGCCAAAGAGGAGTTCGCGGCGATCCGTACCGGCCGTGCACATCCGGCCATGTTCGCGAAGCTGACCGCCGACTACTACGGCACCCAGACCCCGCTCCAGCAGCTGGCCACCTTCCAGGTGCCGGAGGCTCGGATGGTCATCATCAGCCCGTTCGACAAGAACGCCACCAGCGCGATCGAGAAGTCGATCCGCGACTCCGACCTGGGCGCCAACCCGACCAACGACGGCACCACGCTCCGGGTCAGCCTGCCCGAGCTGACCGAGGACCGGCGCAAGGAGTACATCAAGCTGGCCAAGACCAAGGCGGAGGACGCCCGGATCTCGATCCGCGGCGCCCGCCGGACCGCCAAGGAGGCCCTGGACAAGCTGGTCAAGGACAAGCAGGTCGGTGAGGACGAGGCGGTCCGGGCGGAGAAGCAGCTCGACGCTGCCACCAAGAAGCACACCGATGTCATCGACGACGTCCTCAAGCACAAGGAAGCCGAGCTCCTCGAGGTCTGATCTGTGACCGACACCCCCCCCGCCGAGGTCCCCTCGACCGCCCCGGTACAGCGACATGGTCGGGCCGGTCGCAACCTTCCGGTGGCGATCGCGGTCGGGGTGGGGCTGGGCGCCTACGTCGTGCTCACCCTGCTCTTCTTCAACTGGGGCTTCGTCGCCCTGGTGGCCCTCGCCCTCTGCCTCGGCTCGGTCGAGCTCTACCAGGCGCTGCAGCGCCAGGGCATGAAGGCGGCCATCGTGCCGATCCTCATCGGCACCATCGCCATCGTGATCGGGTCGTACTTCGCCGGCCAGCAGGAGCCGGTGGTGTTCGCCACCAACTCCATCCTGCTGGCGTCGCTGGCCCTGACCGTGCTGGCCTGCCTGCTGTGGCGGATGCCGCAGGGGGCCCAGGGATTCGTCAAGGACGCGGCGGCCAGCCTGATGATCATCGGCTATGTGCCGCTGCTGGGTTCCTTCAGCGCACTGTTGCTGGCCGGTGAGAACGGCACCGTGAGGGTGGTCACGTTCCTGCTGGTGGTGGTGATGGGCGACACCGGCGGATATGTGCTGGGGGTGCTGTTCGGCAAGCACCCGATGGCGCCGCGGATCAGCCCGAAGAAGTCCTGGGAAGGGCTGGCCGGTTCGTTCCTGTTCGGAGTCGTCGCCGGCGTCCTGATGGCGATCTACGGTCTGCACGTCCCGTTCTGGGTCGGCCTGATCCTCGGTGTGTCACTGGTGGCGGTGGGCACCTGCGGTGACCTGGTCGAGTCGATGATCAAGCGCGATATGGGGATCAAGGACATGAGCTCCTTCATCCCCGGCCATGGCGGGGTGATGGATCGTCTCGACTCGCTGCTGATCGCTGCTCCGGTAGCCTGGCTGATTATGTATGTACTGGTGCCCGGCGGATGAGCCGACAACTCCCGCTGGTGTTCGAGGCCCCGAGGCGCGGCCAGCCGCCCAGGCACTGGGCGGACCTGAGCGTGTCCGAACGCCGAGAGGCGATGGTGACCGCCGGCCAGAGCGCTTTTCGGGCGCGGCAGCTGTCGGTGCACTACTTCGAACGCCTGGCTGCCGACCCGGCTGACTGGACCGACATCCCGGCCGCTGTCCGGTCGCAGCTGAGCGAGCTGTTCCTGCCGCCGCTGCTGCACCCGGTGCACGTGCTGAGCTGCGACGGTGACACCACGGTCAAGACGCTGTGGAAGCTGCATGACGGTGCCCTGGTCGAGAGCGTGCTGATGCGCTACCCGGACCGGGTCACGATGTGCGTGTCCAGCCAGGCCGGCTGCGGGATGGCCTGCCCGTTCTGCGCCACCGGACAGGGCGGGCTGCAGCGCAACATGAGCACAGCCGAGATCGTCGAGCAGGTCCTCGACGGCGCCCGGAAGCTCGCCGCCGGTCAGGTGCCGGGTGGCATCGGCCGGGTCAACAACGTCGTCTTCATGGGCATGGGCGAGCCGCTGGCCAACTACAAGGCCGTGATCGGCGCCGTCCGGCAGCTGACCGCCCCCCAGCCGGACGGTCTGGGAATGAGCGCCCGCGGCATCACCGTCTCGACCGTCGGCCTGGTGCCGCGGATGCAGCAGCTGGCGACCGAAGGCATCCCGGTGACCCTGGCGCTGTCGCTGCACGCCCCCGATGACGAGCTGCGCGACGAGCTGGTGCCGATCAACACCCGGTGGAACGTCGACGAGGTCGTCGACGCGGCCTGGGAGTACGCCCGGACCACCAAGCGCCGGGTGTCGATCGAGTACATCCTGATCCGCGACATCAATGACCAGGCGTTCCGGGCCGACCTGCTGGCGAAGGTGCTGAAGCGGCGCGGCAACTGGGGCTGGGTGCATGTGAACCTGATCCCGCTGAACCCGACCCCCGGGTCGAAGTGGACGGCCTCGAGGCGGCGGGACGAGGAGGAGTTCGTGGCCCGGCTGAGGGCCAAGGGCGTCCCGGTGACCATCCGCGACACCCGCGGCCGTGAGATCGACGGTGCCTGCGGGCAGCTCGCGGCGCACGAGGCCTGAGACTCCGACCCGGTCTCACAGCGGCTGCGGCCCTTCGACGGGCTCAGGCGCGGATGGCTCGGAGCGCGGTTTGGGTCTTCGGAGGTGCAGGGTGCAAAACTGGCACCTGTGACCAGCACCGACCACCTGACCGGCACCGGCCGGATCGCCTACCAGGGCGAGCCCGGATCGAACTCGCACATCATCTGCCAGCGCGCCTATCCTGACTGGCAGTCGGTGCCGTGCGCCTCGTTCGAGGACGTCTTCGCCGCCGTCTCCGGCGGCGTCGCGGAGCTGGCGATGATCCCGATCGACAACTCGATCGCCGGCCGGGTCGCAGACATCCACCACTTCCTGCCCACCTCGGACCTGCACATCATCGGTGAGCACTTCCTGCCGATCCAGTTCCAGCTGCTCGGCATCCCCGGCTCGTCACTGGAGACGATCAAGAGCGTGCACAGCCACGTGCACGCGTTGGGCCAGTGCCGCAAGATCATCCGCCGGTACGGCCTGACGCCGGTGATCTCCGGCGACACGGCCGGTTCGGCGCGGGAGGTGGCCGAGGCCGGTGACCCGACCATCGCCTCGCTGGCCACCCCGCTGGCCGCCGAGATCTACGGGCTGGTGACACTGGCTGCCGACG is a window from the Microlunatus panaciterrae genome containing:
- the frr gene encoding ribosome recycling factor, producing the protein MSDILRDAESKMANAIEYAKEEFAAIRTGRAHPAMFAKLTADYYGTQTPLQQLATFQVPEARMVIISPFDKNATSAIEKSIRDSDLGANPTNDGTTLRVSLPELTEDRRKEYIKLAKTKAEDARISIRGARRTAKEALDKLVKDKQVGEDEAVRAEKQLDAATKKHTDVIDDVLKHKEAELLEV
- a CDS encoding phosphatidate cytidylyltransferase, with the protein product MTDTPPAEVPSTAPVQRHGRAGRNLPVAIAVGVGLGAYVVLTLLFFNWGFVALVALALCLGSVELYQALQRQGMKAAIVPILIGTIAIVIGSYFAGQQEPVVFATNSILLASLALTVLACLLWRMPQGAQGFVKDAAASLMIIGYVPLLGSFSALLLAGENGTVRVVTFLLVVVMGDTGGYVLGVLFGKHPMAPRISPKKSWEGLAGSFLFGVVAGVLMAIYGLHVPFWVGLILGVSLVAVGTCGDLVESMIKRDMGIKDMSSFIPGHGGVMDRLDSLLIAAPVAWLIMYVLVPGG
- the pyrH gene encoding UMP kinase encodes the protein MTHPYRRVLLKLSGEAFGGGKVGVDPDVVASVAKQIAEVVATGVQVAIVVGGGNFFRGAELQQRGMERDRADYMGMLGTVMNCLALQDFCEKAGVQTRVQTAIAMGQVAEPYIPRRAERHLEKGRVVIFGAGSGMPYFSTDTVAAQRALEIGAEVLLMGKQGTDGVYDSDPAHNPDAVKFDDLTYDEYLARDLKVADATAISMARDYSLPMIFFSLDDDGNIGRAVAGEKIGTTVHN
- a CDS encoding prephenate dehydratase, encoding MTSTDHLTGTGRIAYQGEPGSNSHIICQRAYPDWQSVPCASFEDVFAAVSGGVAELAMIPIDNSIAGRVADIHHFLPTSDLHIIGEHFLPIQFQLLGIPGSSLETIKSVHSHVHALGQCRKIIRRYGLTPVISGDTAGSAREVAEAGDPTIASLATPLAAEIYGLVTLAADAEDEDHNTTRFVTLSREPVIAPAGNGPTVTSFIFNVRNLPAALYKALGGFATNGVNMTKLESYMVGGEFTATQFLAEVDGHPEDTPLRNALEELAFFTTDVKILGVYPADPYRRAAAAG
- the rlmN gene encoding 23S rRNA (adenine(2503)-C(2))-methyltransferase RlmN gives rise to the protein MSRQLPLVFEAPRRGQPPRHWADLSVSERREAMVTAGQSAFRARQLSVHYFERLAADPADWTDIPAAVRSQLSELFLPPLLHPVHVLSCDGDTTVKTLWKLHDGALVESVLMRYPDRVTMCVSSQAGCGMACPFCATGQGGLQRNMSTAEIVEQVLDGARKLAAGQVPGGIGRVNNVVFMGMGEPLANYKAVIGAVRQLTAPQPDGLGMSARGITVSTVGLVPRMQQLATEGIPVTLALSLHAPDDELRDELVPINTRWNVDEVVDAAWEYARTTKRRVSIEYILIRDINDQAFRADLLAKVLKRRGNWGWVHVNLIPLNPTPGSKWTASRRRDEEEFVARLRAKGVPVTIRDTRGREIDGACGQLAAHEA
- the tsf gene encoding translation elongation factor Ts → MATFAAVDVKKLRDATGAGMMDAKRALTEADGDFDKAIEVLRVSGQAKAAKRGAERSAANGLVASENGALIQLGAETDFVAKNDQFQALAGEIVSAAAAGKVDGVDAVNAVELPSGKTVAEAISGLAAVIGEKLELSNAAYFDGQTVVYLHKRASDLPPQVGVLVEYEGGDESAARAAAMQIAAMRPLYVTRDEVPAETVENERRIAEATAKEEGKPEKALPKIIEGRVNGFFKEVALLDQPSVTDSKSTVGKQLEAAGVTVKRFVRFEAAGA